In Rhodobacter sp. 24-YEA-8, the following are encoded in one genomic region:
- a CDS encoding DUF721 domain-containing protein, producing MARKPASLPSKEHRRRGFEPAFSLVSNQVRGAGEARGFAVARLVTHWAETVGEDIAKITRPVKIGYAAAGPGGKGSGMGATLTLLVQGAHAPMIGMQLDRIRERVNAVYGYNAISRVHLTQTASTGFADGQAQFTHAPAVPRPDPEAEAKLTATAARQTEGVGDPGLRAALERLAQNILSRPDRK from the coding sequence ATGGCGCGCAAGCCTGCCAGTCTTCCCTCAAAAGAACACCGCCGGCGCGGGTTCGAACCGGCATTCTCGCTGGTCTCGAACCAGGTGCGCGGCGCGGGAGAGGCGCGGGGCTTTGCGGTGGCGCGTCTGGTGACCCATTGGGCCGAGACAGTGGGAGAAGATATCGCAAAGATCACCAGGCCGGTGAAGATCGGCTATGCGGCCGCAGGCCCGGGCGGTAAAGGCTCGGGCATGGGTGCCACGCTCACGCTGCTCGTCCAGGGCGCACATGCGCCGATGATTGGCATGCAACTTGACCGGATCCGCGAGCGCGTCAACGCCGTCTATGGCTACAACGCCATTTCGCGCGTTCATCTGACCCAGACCGCCAGCACCGGCTTTGCCGATGGCCAGGCGCAGTTCACCCATGCCCCCGCAGTGCCACGCCCTGACCCGGAGGCCGAGGCAAAACTCACCGCCACTGCCGCGCGGCAGACCGAAGGCGTCGGAGATCCCGGCCTTCGCGCAGCGCTTGAGCGGCTGGCGCAGAACATATTATCCCGCCCAGACAGGAAATGA
- a CDS encoding caspase family protein, producing MIRRFFLTTALGLIAFPALARENYALLIGASDYQNIEKRWSLKGPKNDMELVANYLLTEAPVPFEAENVTVLTDKEGADPATLGNIRAAFADLTAKAQPGDFIYLHLSGHGTRAPALDPESEPDGLDELFLPVDIGSWNNTVGTVENALVDDEIGQLLDGLRAKGADVWIVLDSCHSGTATRAIETEDDVVMRQLEPAALGITDEMIDAAVDRASAMAEAANRGVGSGAAANGTGGGVSFLPKEATVAAEGVEPGGLVAFYAAQSTEMTPEMRLPRGAPDRKSQGVFTFTLFETLAEYPGATYGQVAQEVLRKYALRGTAKSTPLFEGDLDRVVFGGEARPRVSQWPAVATDAGFTLNAGTLHGLAVGTELAVMASAADGSDKALGLVQVTSADTFSATTGAFAGELPEGVWLRRKEAALDFSLTVALPPEGSAPALALAAAMEDLREIAGPRLNFVKAGSEADLALAVLPDSATPDALWILPGTGLAESGIQAPKVETAGVTPGDLAGNLQEKLTAIAKAVNLMKLGAALGPANGPGALDVQVELLTRNADHPTLRGLPLVPVPELVTNDEVHVLARNNMDQPVDVNVLYIGADYSITHFYAGRLHPGEELKKGLFAIGGESMGQERMIVVMTPAATHSKVEDLSWLAQDAVRSTGLGGGFAGSLYEAGFGQGTRGAIALSDDSAVSGPAPAILQVELRTRAD from the coding sequence ATGATCCGCAGGTTTTTTCTGACCACTGCGCTCGGGCTGATCGCCTTTCCGGCGCTGGCGCGCGAGAATTATGCGCTCCTGATCGGGGCGAGCGATTATCAGAATATCGAAAAACGCTGGTCCCTGAAGGGGCCGAAAAACGATATGGAGCTGGTGGCGAATTACCTTCTGACCGAGGCGCCGGTGCCGTTTGAGGCGGAAAATGTCACGGTTCTGACCGATAAAGAGGGCGCCGATCCGGCGACTTTGGGCAATATCCGCGCGGCTTTTGCCGATCTGACCGCAAAAGCGCAGCCGGGTGATTTCATCTATCTCCACCTTTCGGGCCACGGCACCCGCGCCCCGGCGCTGGATCCCGAATCTGAGCCCGATGGCCTCGACGAGCTGTTCCTGCCGGTGGATATCGGCAGCTGGAACAACACGGTCGGCACGGTCGAAAATGCGCTGGTCGATGATGAGATCGGCCAGCTGCTCGACGGGTTGCGCGCAAAGGGGGCCGATGTGTGGATCGTGCTCGACAGCTGTCATTCCGGCACTGCCACTCGCGCCATCGAGACCGAAGACGATGTGGTGATGCGCCAGCTTGAGCCCGCCGCGCTGGGGATCACGGATGAGATGATCGACGCGGCGGTCGATCGGGCGTCAGCCATGGCGGAGGCTGCGAACCGTGGTGTCGGCAGCGGGGCTGCGGCCAATGGCACCGGGGGCGGGGTTTCCTTTCTGCCGAAGGAGGCAACCGTCGCGGCTGAAGGCGTGGAGCCTGGCGGTCTGGTGGCCTTTTACGCCGCGCAAAGCACCGAGATGACGCCCGAGATGCGGCTGCCGCGCGGCGCCCCGGACCGCAAATCGCAGGGCGTTTTCACCTTCACCCTCTTCGAGACACTCGCGGAATATCCCGGTGCCACTTACGGCCAGGTCGCGCAGGAGGTTCTGCGCAAATATGCGCTGCGCGGCACCGCGAAATCGACGCCCTTGTTCGAAGGCGATCTGGACCGTGTGGTCTTTGGCGGCGAGGCGCGGCCGCGGGTCTCGCAATGGCCGGCTGTGGCGACGGATGCAGGTTTCACGCTGAATGCCGGCACGCTGCATGGGCTCGCCGTCGGGACCGAGCTGGCCGTTATGGCATCCGCTGCCGATGGCAGCGACAAAGCGCTCGGGCTGGTTCAGGTGACTTCTGCAGATACGTTCAGTGCGACGACCGGGGCCTTCGCGGGCGAGCTGCCTGAGGGGGTCTGGCTCCGGCGCAAAGAGGCGGCGCTGGATTTTTCGCTGACCGTAGCGCTGCCGCCCGAGGGTTCGGCCCCGGCGCTGGCCCTGGCTGCCGCAATGGAAGATCTGCGCGAGATCGCGGGCCCGCGCCTGAACTTTGTGAAGGCGGGATCCGAGGCCGATCTGGCACTGGCGGTGCTCCCCGACAGCGCGACGCCGGATGCGCTCTGGATTCTGCCCGGCACCGGGCTTGCCGAAAGCGGGATCCAGGCGCCGAAGGTGGAAACCGCCGGTGTGACGCCGGGTGATCTTGCCGGCAATCTGCAGGAAAAACTGACCGCAATCGCCAAGGCGGTGAACCTGATGAAGCTTGGCGCGGCACTTGGGCCGGCGAACGGGCCGGGGGCGCTTGATGTTCAGGTCGAGCTTCTGACCCGCAATGCCGATCACCCGACTCTGCGCGGGTTGCCCCTCGTGCCGGTGCCGGAACTGGTGACCAATGACGAGGTCCATGTTCTGGCCAGAAACAATATGGACCAGCCGGTCGATGTGAATGTGCTTTATATCGGCGCCGATTACTCGATCACACATTTCTATGCCGGGCGGCTGCATCCTGGCGAAGAGCTCAAAAAGGGGCTTTTCGCGATCGGAGGCGAGAGCATGGGTCAAGAGCGGATGATCGTGGTGATGACGCCGGCGGCAACCCATAGCAAGGTCGAGGATCTGAGCTGGCTTGCCCAGGATGCCGTGCGCAGCACCGGCCTGGGCGGCGGGTTTGCCGGCTCGCTTTATGAGGCGGGGTTTGGCCAGGGCACGCGGGGTGCGATTGCGCTGAGCGATGACAGCGCGGTGTCCGGCCCGGCGCCGGCGATCCTTCAGGTCGAGCTGCGCACCAGAGCGGATTAA
- a CDS encoding DsbA family protein, producing MTMINRRLLLSMAATLAAAPAWAQETTASEGEAAPEAATDAPASAALTPRDFTLGDPDAKVKIVEYASFTCPHCANFHDTIYPKLKSDYIDTGKVHFTLREVYFDRYGFWAGMIARCDDNKRYEGISDIVFSTQAKWLDSSDPTVVMDKLRTIGLTAGLTNEQLDACTANEAFGEEMLKQFEANMAADKVTGTPTVILDGEKVDNWAWDNLKSLIDAKLAG from the coding sequence ATGACCATGATCAACCGCCGGCTGCTGCTTTCGATGGCTGCAACGCTCGCCGCAGCGCCGGCCTGGGCGCAGGAGACCACCGCATCCGAAGGCGAGGCCGCTCCGGAAGCGGCCACTGATGCGCCTGCCTCAGCCGCTCTCACCCCGCGCGATTTCACCCTGGGCGACCCGGATGCGAAGGTGAAAATCGTGGAATATGCCAGCTTCACCTGCCCGCATTGCGCCAATTTCCACGACACGATCTACCCGAAGCTGAAGTCTGACTATATCGATACCGGCAAGGTCCATTTCACCCTGCGGGAGGTCTATTTCGACCGCTACGGATTCTGGGCCGGGATGATCGCGCGCTGCGACGACAACAAGCGGTATGAAGGCATCTCGGACATCGTCTTTTCGACACAGGCAAAATGGCTCGATTCCTCTGACCCTACCGTGGTGATGGACAAATTGCGCACCATCGGCCTGACCGCGGGCCTTACCAATGAGCAGCTGGATGCCTGCACCGCGAATGAGGCTTTCGGTGAAGAGATGCTGAAACAGTTCGAGGCGAATATGGCCGCTGACAAAGTGACCGGCACGCCTACCGTCATCCTGGATGGTGAAAAAGTTGACAACTGGGCCTGGGACAATCTCAAATCCCTGATCGACGCGAAACTGGCGGGCTGA
- a CDS encoding CaiB/BaiF CoA-transferase family protein: MSAPLEGIRVVELARILAGPWAGQILADLGAEVIKVEAPEGDDTRRWGPPFITHEGETSAAYFHCCNRGKKSVTADFRDPADQARVRELIRTADVVIENFKLGGLAKYGLDYASLQEINPGLVYCSITGFGQTGPYAHRAGYDFIIQGMAGLMSVTGPADGQPQKVGVAVTDVFTGIYASNAIMAALIQRGRTGAGQHIDMALMDVATAIMANQAMNYLATGTAPVKMGNAHPNLAPYAVFDCSDGWLILAIGNDGQFRKLCGLLGLSDLADDPAFVSNADRVTHRAGLTDRLSAATRAMTKAELLAACEANGVPAGPINDMAEVFSDPQVIARALQIAPGGVPGVRSPMSFSGAELSLGAPSPRLGQHQAEIFG, translated from the coding sequence ATGTCCGCGCCGCTGGAAGGCATCCGCGTCGTCGAGCTGGCGCGGATTCTCGCTGGCCCCTGGGCGGGCCAGATCCTCGCCGATCTCGGCGCGGAAGTGATCAAGGTCGAGGCTCCGGAGGGCGATGATACCCGCCGCTGGGGCCCCCCCTTCATCACTCATGAGGGCGAGACCTCGGCCGCCTATTTCCACTGCTGCAACCGTGGCAAGAAAAGCGTGACCGCCGATTTCCGCGACCCTGCCGATCAGGCGCGGGTGCGTGAGCTGATCCGGACCGCCGATGTCGTGATCGAAAATTTCAAGCTCGGCGGTCTTGCGAAATACGGGCTGGATTATGCCAGCCTGCAAGAGATCAATCCGGGGCTGGTCTATTGTTCGATCACCGGTTTCGGTCAGACCGGGCCCTATGCGCATCGCGCGGGCTATGATTTCATCATCCAGGGCATGGCCGGGCTGATGTCGGTGACAGGCCCCGCCGATGGTCAGCCGCAAAAGGTCGGGGTGGCGGTGACGGATGTGTTTACCGGCATCTATGCCTCAAATGCGATCATGGCAGCGCTGATCCAGCGCGGCCGCACGGGTGCTGGTCAGCATATCGATATGGCGCTGATGGATGTGGCGACCGCGATCATGGCCAATCAGGCGATGAATTACCTCGCGACCGGCACGGCGCCGGTGAAAATGGGCAATGCCCATCCGAATCTTGCGCCCTATGCGGTGTTTGACTGCTCGGATGGCTGGCTGATCCTTGCGATCGGAAATGACGGCCAGTTCCGCAAGCTGTGCGGGCTGCTTGGCCTGAGCGACCTGGCTGATGATCCGGCCTTTGTGAGCAATGCCGACCGCGTGACGCATCGCGCCGGGCTGACCGACAGACTGTCTGCCGCGACCCGCGCCATGACCAAAGCAGAACTGCTGGCCGCCTGCGAGGCCAATGGCGTCCCTGCCGGCCCGATCAATGATATGGCCGAGGTCTTCTCGGACCCGCAGGTCATTGCCCGCGCCCTGCAGATCGCACCCGGCGGCGTGCCGGGGGTGCGCAGCCCGATGAGTTTCTCGGGGGCGGAGCTGTCGCTGGGCGCGCCCTCGCCGCGTCTGGGTCAGCATCAGGCCGAGATTTTCGGCTGA
- a CDS encoding alkane 1-monooxygenase produces MAQLSPETLASPAQALPFWLSLGTLPVAVAGLTWGGLWVLALPAYCWILFPALDAALGLNKDNADPDTPDDQLKVYTLLTLIWVPIQLATLCVTLWYLPRSAMTGWEKAGMIFGMGVMAGTIGLNYAHELLHQKPKTERLAADLLLASVLHSHFRSEHMRVHHLYVGTPRDTVTARYNEGFHRFFPRVLIGQRRSAFASETAMLARKNLPWWHRTNPFWRYWAFQAAFLALALALGGREGLVIFVAQALIAQWQLELVNYVEHYGLTRRHLGEGRYEHALPRHSWNAAHRATNWLLINLQRHSDHHYKPDRRFPLLQNYEEDEAPQLPYGYPVMTSLAMIPPLWKRAMNPRVRAWRKQFYPDISDWKPYNKAKNPMPKGAPPRT; encoded by the coding sequence ATGGCGCAGCTCTCACCCGAAACCCTGGCCAGCCCCGCGCAAGCCCTGCCCTTCTGGCTTTCTCTCGGCACCCTGCCCGTCGCGGTCGCCGGCCTCACCTGGGGCGGGCTCTGGGTGCTGGCCCTCCCCGCTTATTGCTGGATCCTGTTCCCCGCCCTCGACGCCGCTCTGGGCCTGAACAAGGACAATGCGGACCCCGACACCCCGGATGACCAGCTTAAGGTCTATACGCTGCTGACACTGATCTGGGTACCGATCCAGCTTGCAACCCTCTGCGTCACCCTCTGGTACCTGCCGCGCAGCGCCATGACCGGCTGGGAGAAAGCCGGCATGATCTTTGGCATGGGTGTCATGGCCGGCACTATCGGGCTGAATTACGCACATGAACTTCTCCACCAGAAACCGAAGACCGAGCGCCTTGCCGCAGATCTCCTCCTCGCCTCGGTGCTGCATTCGCATTTCCGCTCTGAACATATGCGCGTGCATCACCTCTATGTCGGCACGCCGCGCGACACCGTCACCGCCCGCTATAACGAAGGCTTCCACCGTTTCTTCCCCCGGGTGCTGATCGGCCAGCGCCGTTCGGCCTTTGCCTCGGAAACGGCGATGCTGGCGCGCAAGAACCTGCCCTGGTGGCACCGGACGAACCCGTTCTGGCGCTATTGGGCATTTCAGGCCGCTTTCCTCGCGCTCGCGCTGGCGCTTGGCGGCCGGGAAGGTCTCGTGATCTTCGTGGCCCAGGCCCTGATCGCACAATGGCAGCTGGAACTGGTGAATTATGTCGAACATTACGGCCTGACCCGACGTCATCTGGGCGAGGGGCGCTATGAACATGCCCTGCCGCGCCATTCCTGGAATGCGGCGCACAGGGCCACGAACTGGCTCCTGATCAACCTTCAGCGCCATTCGGATCACCACTATAAACCCGACCGGCGCTTCCCGCTGTTGCAGAATTACGAGGAAGACGAGGCGCCGCAGCTGCCCTATGGTTATCCGGTGATGACCAGCCTCGCGATGATCCCGCCCTTGTGGAAACGCGCGATGAACCCGCGGGTGCGTGCCTGGCGCAAACAGTTCTACCCCGATATCAGCGACTGGAAGCCCTATAACAAGGCAAAGAACCCGATGCCGAAAGGCGCGCCGCCCAGGACCTGA
- a CDS encoding A/G-specific adenine glycosylase, translating into MPGGETADISVALLAWYDRHAREMPWRVGPAARAAGLRPDPYRVWLSEVMLQQTTVAAVRGYFLRFTARWPDVAALAAAPDEAVMAEWAGLGYYARARNLLKCARAVATRGGFPESRDGLLTLPGIGPYTAAAVAAIAFDEPAVVVDGNVERVMSRLFQVETPLPAAKSELTELAARLTPARRPGDYAQAVMDLGATICTPRSPACGICPLMLPCVARAAGIQAELPRKLAKPEKPVREGVVWLLRSPQGWLLERRPETGLLGGMIGLPGDDWDQRATKAPRNDSPAEDRARRTKSGAHGPGGGRGGFAPPAPPGTPCPTTAPADADWQMAGEIRHTFTHFHLILRVMIARSDINPHKGEFFAAHDFNPDSLPTVFRKAFDLGAAGLAGSD; encoded by the coding sequence ATGCCTGGCGGGGAGACGGCCGATATAAGTGTGGCGCTGCTGGCCTGGTATGACCGCCATGCGCGCGAGATGCCCTGGCGGGTCGGCCCCGCCGCGCGGGCAGCGGGCCTTCGCCCTGATCCCTACCGGGTCTGGCTGTCAGAGGTGATGTTGCAGCAGACAACAGTAGCGGCGGTGCGGGGCTATTTCCTGCGCTTCACCGCGCGCTGGCCGGATGTCGCAGCGCTGGCGGCGGCGCCGGATGAGGCGGTGATGGCGGAATGGGCCGGGCTCGGCTATTATGCACGGGCGCGCAACCTGTTGAAATGCGCCCGTGCGGTCGCGACGCGTGGCGGCTTTCCAGAGAGCCGTGACGGGCTGCTGACGCTGCCGGGGATCGGCCCCTATACGGCGGCGGCGGTGGCGGCGATTGCTTTCGACGAGCCCGCCGTGGTCGTGGACGGCAATGTCGAGCGGGTGATGTCGCGGCTGTTCCAGGTGGAAACCCCGCTGCCGGCGGCAAAATCAGAGCTGACGGAACTGGCCGCGAGGCTCACGCCGGCCAGACGGCCGGGCGATTATGCCCAGGCGGTGATGGACCTCGGCGCGACCATCTGCACCCCGAGATCCCCGGCCTGCGGGATCTGCCCGCTGATGCTGCCCTGCGTGGCCCGTGCCGCCGGAATCCAGGCGGAGTTGCCCCGCAAACTCGCGAAACCCGAAAAGCCCGTCCGGGAAGGCGTGGTCTGGCTTTTGCGCAGCCCGCAAGGATGGTTACTGGAACGGCGCCCTGAAACCGGCCTCCTGGGCGGTATGATCGGCCTTCCCGGCGACGACTGGGACCAGCGCGCCACCAAAGCCCCGCGCAACGATAGTCCGGCCGAAGACCGTGCGCGCCGGACAAAGTCCGGCGCGCACGGTCCCGGGGGGGGCAGGGGGGGCTTTGCCCCCCCTGCCCCCCCCGGGACACCCTGCCCGACCACGGCGCCCGCCGATGCCGACTGGCAGATGGCTGGCGAAATCCGCCATACCTTCACCCATTTCCATCTCATCCTGCGCGTCATGATCGCCCGTTCCGACATCAATCCCCACAAAGGCGAGTTCTTTGCCGCGCATGACTTCAACCCCGACAGTCTGCCAACCGTCTTTCGCAAGGCTTTCGACCTCGGCGCCGCCGGACTGGCCGGAAGTGACTGA
- the hemF gene encoding oxygen-dependent coproporphyrinogen oxidase, with protein sequence MGNDLTEYKIRASDWFRTLRDRIVAAFEDLEDRAPGDLAPGRFEVTPTSRENDGGGGIMSVMRGGRVFEKVGVNWSAVHGALGARAQKAMAARGVPGMEQDPRFWASGISLVAHMQNPHCPAVHMNTRMFWTPHAWWFGGGADLNPCLEYSGDTAHFHGVLRAACDAHDPGYYAKFKSWADEYFFIPHRGRARGVGGIFYDDLNTGDWEADFAFTRAVGEAFLPAFLPVTERHISEAFAGPEREAQLVHRGLYAEYNLVYDRGTKFGLETGHDANAVLMSLPPLAKWI encoded by the coding sequence ATGGGCAACGATCTGACCGAATACAAGATACGGGCTTCCGACTGGTTCCGTACACTGCGCGACCGGATTGTCGCGGCGTTCGAGGATCTGGAGGATCGTGCACCCGGCGATCTTGCGCCCGGCCGGTTCGAGGTCACCCCCACCAGCCGCGAAAATGACGGCGGCGGCGGCATCATGAGCGTGATGCGCGGCGGCAGGGTATTCGAGAAGGTCGGCGTCAACTGGTCCGCGGTCCATGGGGCACTGGGTGCGCGGGCGCAAAAGGCGATGGCGGCGCGTGGTGTGCCAGGGATGGAGCAGGATCCGCGTTTCTGGGCCAGCGGCATCAGCCTCGTGGCCCATATGCAGAACCCGCATTGCCCGGCGGTGCACATGAACACCCGCATGTTCTGGACGCCGCATGCCTGGTGGTTCGGTGGCGGCGCCGATCTGAACCCCTGTCTGGAATATTCCGGGGACACCGCGCATTTCCATGGCGTGTTGCGGGCCGCCTGCGATGCCCATGACCCGGGCTATTACGCGAAATTCAAATCCTGGGCGGATGAGTATTTCTTCATCCCGCATCGTGGTCGCGCGCGCGGTGTCGGCGGCATCTTTTATGACGACCTCAATACCGGCGACTGGGAGGCCGATTTCGCCTTTACCCGCGCTGTGGGCGAGGCCTTCCTGCCTGCCTTCCTGCCGGTGACCGAACGCCATATTTCCGAGGCTTTCGCCGGACCCGAGCGCGAGGCACAGCTTGTCCATCGCGGGCTTTATGCCGAATATAACCTTGTCTATGACCGGGGCACGAAATTCGGCCTCGAAACCGGTCATGACGCCAATGCGGTTCTTATGTCCCTGCCACCCCTGGCAAAATGGATCTGA